In Flavobacteriales bacterium, the genomic stretch AAACTTAGCATAAAAAATATCTGATGAGGCGATTAATAGCTTGCCACCTCTTTCAAGGAATTCCTTAACATTTTTCATCATCAATGGCGACCAAAAAATTAGCCTTCCGTATAAAACCAACAGTTTTGTTTTTGAGATATCAAGAGAATGCTCAAGGTCTAAATCTGAGACATAATTAACGGTATAGGTCTGCTCTATCTTGGAAAAAAAAGGAGCAAGACCTTTTGTCCATTGATCCAATACTACACTTCTTTGTTCACTAATAAAAGAGGAATCAGACTCGAAGATTCGCTGCTCATTACTAGGGGTATAAAAATGTTTATTCATTAAAGGCACTACAACAGTAATATCAGCCGCTTCTTCTGATTTTACGATAAAAGGATGTTTCTTATTCACGACATAAATACCTGAAGTAAAGTTATTTTGTATAGCTATAGTTTCTGTTTTATAACCTTGAGTTAGGAAGTCTACATTATCAAAATAATCGTATGTTTTATGAACATCAACCGCTGTATCCAACACTGTATTATTCGTAACGACATTATTGACATTTAACGGAAAACGAGCAACACTTGCATTAGAAGTAATCTGGAAGTTTATTTCCTGATTCTCTAAATAAGCAATTGGCTTAAAAATTATTTCTGTACTTTTGTGAGACGAGATTTGTTCTTTTACTATAAAAATAAATAGAACAACAAAAATGATAATTTTTACTATTTTTAAGTCTTTAAACATTTTAAATGCCCATTAGTTGGAACAAACTCAAAGATAAAGCAAATTATTATCTAATTCTATTTATTGCTTTTTTTATTCCTTTAAAAAAAGAAGCGATAGCTCCTTTGATTATCCTTTTTTTTATCAGCTCCCTGTGGAATAAAAGACCTCACCTGAGACTCAACATTAATTGGAGGGTTTTTATTATTATTGGTTTTTATTTTTTTGGAATTCTCAGTCTATTCTATGGAAAAAACACCTCTAATACCTGGTTTAACAATGAAATTAAACTCTCCCTTTTTGTGTTTCCCGTTGCCTTTTTAATCAGCAATCTCGACTTTAAAAGTATTTACAGGTCTATTTTAAAAAGTTTTGTTGAGGGGACTTTAATGGCCATCATGCTTTCCCTAATCAATGCTATCATCCGCTATTATTACGAAAGAGAAAGTACTGTTTTTTTCTACAGTGAGCTTTCTTATTTTGCACATACAAGTTACTTTAGTCTATATTTAAATTTTGCAATATCCATACTTTACTTTTTCTGGTTCTCACCATCTAAAAAAAATTACATCCCTCCCTACCTTAACTTTGGACTTTCTTTTTTCTTTAGCTTAACGATCTTATTGTTAGCTTCTAAAACAGGGGTTATTACCATGTTAATCACCCATTTAATTGGTATTGGTTTTTGGGTTATCCGCTATAGAAAATTTAAACAAGCCGCTATCCTCTTAGGAGCCTTATCCATCTTAATCTCCGTTGGACTCTACCAATCTCCTCAAGTTGTTAATCGTCTAATAACCATGAAAGATTCTATTCTCAATTATAATGGCACGCCAAATTCATCAAGCACTGTTCGACTTGCTGTTTGGTCGGAAGCGATAGAACTTATCAAAGCGAAGCCTATTCTTGGATATGGCGTTGGAGATGTTACTGATGAGCTTACCAAACGATATGAAGAACGTGGTTTCTCTGTGCTTGCTAAAAAGCATTTAAACAGCCACAACCAATATATACAGATCCTAATTGGTTCTGGTGTTATTGGTTTATTTTATTTTTTATTTCTCATTATTTACCCTTTCAAAAGTATAGGCAAGCCAGTAGACCTACTGATTTACCTTTTCTTTTTCCTATTAATTCTGATTAACTTCCTTACAGAATCTATGTTAGAAACACAATCGGGCGTGGTCTTTTTCGCATTTTTCATTACCCTCTTCTATAGTTTAGCCTCAGAACAAAAACAGATCCATAAAATTTAATTAAATTTGTAGGCCAATCAACAAAGATAATTTTGAAAGTAGCTGTTGTTATACCTTGTAAAAATGAAGAAAATTACATCGAGAAATGTATTTATTCTATTTTAAACTCTAGTTATCCAATAGACTTAATAGACATTTATGTTTGTGATGGGTTAAGCACTGATGCTACCCCTCGAATAGTTGAAAATATAGCCCTAAAGCACCCTCAAGTTCATTTATTAATCAATCAAGCTCAAACCACTCCCCAAGGATTGAATTTAGGGCTAAAAACAGCGACTAGCGATCTTAAGATTATACTTGGAGCACATGCTGAGGTTGACAAAGAGTTCATTAGTGAAAATGTAAAAGCCATTCAAAAGGACTCCAGTATTGGCTGTGCAGGTGGAGTAATTCAAAATGTTTTCGAAAATAAAACATCAGAAATAATTGGGGCTGCTATGTCTTCTCCATTTGGTGTTGGAAATGCACATTTTAGAACTGGCGGAAAAGAAGGTTTTGTTGACACTGTTGCTTTTGGAGCCTATAAAAAAGAAGTCTTTGAGACTATTGGCTACTTTGATGAAGAATTAGTAAGAAATCAAGATGATGAGTTTAATTTTCGGTTAATCAAAAATGGCTATAAAATATGGTTATCTCCAAAAATCATTTCGCTTTACTATGTAAGGGCTTCTTATCAAAAACTATTTAGGCAATATTATCAGTACGGATATTGGAAAGTTTTTGTCAATAAAAAACACCAAACGGTTACCTCTATCAGGCAATTAATTCCTTTATTTTTTGTCCTATTTTTAATTTTTGGATCGATTTTATCATTTCTGAACATCTACTTATTGGGACTTTTTGTCCTGACACTAGGATGTTATTTTATCTTAGGACTTTATTTTGCTAAAAAGGTCAGTAGCTTTAAACAGCTATTCCCTGTATTTTTTACATTTTTGGTTCTTCATATCAGTTATGGTTCAGGCTATCTAAAAGGGATTATAGACTTTATGCTACTCAATAAACAACCCCAGAAAAAGAGTATGGAACTTACTCGTTAATACTATTTAGAATATTACTAAGGATTTATGAAAATTATAACAATTATTGGAGCAAGACCTCAAATTATCAAAGCGGCAGCATTAAGTAGAGCTATCTCTAATCACTTCGCTGACACTATTTCTGAAATTATTGTTCATACTGGACAACATTATGACCAAAACATGTCAGAAGTTTTTTTCGATGAATTAGGAATACCTAAGCCGACTATCAACTTAAATATTGGCTCTGGATCCCATGGCAAGCAAACAGCCTTAATGATAGAAAAAATCGAAGAGATACTCATTGAGGAACAGCCCAATGCACTTGTTGTATATGGCGACACCAACTCTACCTTAGCAGCTACGATTGCCGCATCTAAAATTCATGTCCCTATAGTACATATTGAAGCTGGACTACGTTCATTCAACAAAAAAATGCCTGAGGAAATCAATAGAATCATGTGCGACCATGCTTCTTCTCTTTTATTTTCGCCAACAAAAGCTGGCTATCAAAATTTATTAGCGGAAGGTTTTAAAGCTTCATCATCATTGCCATACACAGCCGATAATCCAGGTATTTTTC encodes the following:
- a CDS encoding O-antigen ligase family protein — its product is MPISWNKLKDKANYYLILFIAFFIPLKKEAIAPLIILFFISSLWNKRPHLRLNINWRVFIIIGFYFFGILSLFYGKNTSNTWFNNEIKLSLFVFPVAFLISNLDFKSIYRSILKSFVEGTLMAIMLSLINAIIRYYYERESTVFFYSELSYFAHTSYFSLYLNFAISILYFFWFSPSKKNYIPPYLNFGLSFFFSLTILLLASKTGVITMLITHLIGIGFWVIRYRKFKQAAILLGALSILISVGLYQSPQVVNRLITMKDSILNYNGTPNSSSTVRLAVWSEAIELIKAKPILGYGVGDVTDELTKRYEERGFSVLAKKHLNSHNQYIQILIGSGVIGLFYFLFLIIYPFKSIGKPVDLLIYLFFFLLILINFLTESMLETQSGVVFFAFFITLFYSLASEQKQIHKI
- a CDS encoding glycosyltransferase family 2 protein — translated: MKVAVVIPCKNEENYIEKCIYSILNSSYPIDLIDIYVCDGLSTDATPRIVENIALKHPQVHLLINQAQTTPQGLNLGLKTATSDLKIILGAHAEVDKEFISENVKAIQKDSSIGCAGGVIQNVFENKTSEIIGAAMSSPFGVGNAHFRTGGKEGFVDTVAFGAYKKEVFETIGYFDEELVRNQDDEFNFRLIKNGYKIWLSPKIISLYYVRASYQKLFRQYYQYGYWKVFVNKKHQTVTSIRQLIPLFFVLFLIFGSILSFLNIYLLGLFVLTLGCYFILGLYFAKKVSSFKQLFPVFFTFLVLHISYGSGYLKGIIDFMLLNKQPQKKSMELTR